A section of the Magnetococcales bacterium genome encodes:
- a CDS encoding DUF2059 domain-containing protein, translating to MAKNLPPERRAEFTTLMKEVTRLNNVEKFTRAAMVKIFTADELNALADFYGSQHGSNAMKKFGVYMAEIMPAVQEEMLRATREVNERLKKQ from the coding sequence ATGGCAAAAAACCTTCCCCCGGAAAGGCGTGCCGAATTTACCACCCTGATGAAAGAAGTAACCAGATTGAACAATGTCGAAAAGTTCACCCGTGCAGCCATGGTCAAAATATTTACTGCGGATGAACTCAATGCCCTGGCTGATTTTTATGGATCCCAACACGGTTCCAATGCCATGAAGAAGTTCGGGGTTTACATGGCGGAGATCATGCCTGCCGTGCAGGAAGAGATGTTGCGGGCCACCCGGGAGGTCAATGAACGGCTGAAAAAACAGTAA